DNA from Thiomicrorhabdus sp. Kp2:
GAATATGCGGCAACTTCGCCAAACTTAATGGCGAACTTCATTAAAATTTCTGCTGGTGACATGCTTAGGACGGACGCCGCCGTTACATCACAGATGTTTTATGTCATACGTGGTTCAGGTCGTACACAGATGAAGCATGGAACAATTGGATGGAAACAAGGTGACTTATTTACTTTGCCATCTGTACCAGATGCTTTACACACTGCAGATACAGATACCGCGCTTTATTGGGTAAATGATGCCCCTCTTCTAAATTACCTTGGTGTTGAACCTGCAAAAGAACGTTTTCATCCTGTGCTCTACACAAAAGAAAGATTGTGCAGCAAATTGGAAGAAATCCGCAAGGAGGCTGAGGGTCGCAATCGTACAGGTTTTTTACTTTCAAACCCAAACTTCCCACAAACAATGACCTTAACGCACACATTATGGGCTTTATACAATGTTTTACCAGCTGGTGTCGTTCAAAAGCCCCATAGACATAACTCTATCGCTTTAGATTTTTGTGTTAGTGCAGGGCCAGATACCTATACTTTAATTGGTAAAGAAGTCGATGAAAATGGCGAAATCATCAACCCTATTAAAGCTATGTGGACACCAGGTTCTGCATTTATAACCCCTCCAGGATGGTGGCACTCACATCATAATGATTCGGGTGAAGATGCTATTGTATTACCGATTCAGGATGCTGGAATCATTATGAATATGCAGGTTCTTGACTTCCAATACATTCGTTAATGTTGTTTGATAGTCAACATAGCCCATCATCTATTTAAGTTTCACTAAGATGGGCACTTATTTACCGACCAGGAAATACGCTATGCAAAATATGGATTACAAAATCACGGTTATTGAAGACGATGAAATTCAACTTAATAGTTTAGTTGAGGCTCTTCAGCAGCAAGGGTTTACTGTTGACCCTTACACAAATAGAGAAGAGGCTGAAAAATCTTTTGCAAAAGCACTACCCAATTTAGTGATATCTGACATTATTCTTGGTTCAGAAGTTGATGGTGGTTTTGATTTGGCCAAACACTTATTAAGTTACAACCAACCTATTCCAATTATTTTTCTTTCTGAAAGACAGTCTGAATTTGATATTTATACTGGGCATGCACTTGGTGCTATTGATTACCTTCCAAAACCAATTAGCTTAAATGTATTAATCGTAAAGGTTAAAAACCTTTTAAGAATTACAGGTGCGCCTAAAGTTACAGGCTCAAATGATGAACAGTCCAAAATACCTCACCTTGAATTAGCTCCAGAGCAATTTAAAGCTTACTGGCATGAAAAACCTTTAGACTTAACCGCTACAGAGTTTGAAATGCTAAAGCAATTTGCTACGGCTGGTGAAAGCAGTGTTATCTCTTATGATGCTTTGCAATCTTCCACTCAAGGCGTGGTCGAACGCAATACTATCAACACGCATATATGTCGAATTCGCAATGCCTTTAAGAAAATCACTCCAGAATTTAACCTGATTCACAATGAGTACGGCCGAGGTTACAGCTGGCAAGATAAAAATTAATCATTTAAATGATGCTTAAAACACAGGAAACCTTGAGACTTTCAATAAGAACAAGATTCTTTATCTTACTGCTGTTGTTAACCATACTGCCTTTTCTTGCTTATCGATTTGCTATCGATTTACATCGAATAATGTTAAACAATCAGGCTATTGTTCAAGAACAAACCGTTGAAAACTTAGCGCTGATTTTAGAAAACAGAACCGATTTATGGGCGCTACAAATTCAGTCAGGCATGCCAACTCGACTATCCCATTTAAACCTAACTAATTCTGTTCTATGGGTGGTAAATGAGAGTAGGCAAACAACTTATGTCGTTGGACAACTTCCTTCGCAAGAAAAACAAGAGCCGGTTGATTTTTTTACGACTACGGGTAAGGTTTTAATCAAAACGCTTGCCACATTTCTGCCCTATTCTTTGCCTTACCCTTACCCACAAAGTGCGACACCTGAACATAATTTAATCAGTAACTCTCTTAAAGGTAAGACCCACCAACAATATCGCATGGATGAAAACCAACAGCCTATCTCATTAATGTCCTCAACACCATTGATTGTTAAAGGCAAAATTATTGGCGCCATTGTATTAGAGCAACGCATGGAAACGTTGTTTAGTCATAACTTGAATTATTTTTATCGATTAATAGGAATTGGGGCTTTAATATTTTTAATTGTGTTAATTGGCGCTGTGATTCACACTGCTTCTTTATCTAATAGAATCATAAGGTTAGATAATGATGTTAAACGGACGTTTAATGCGCAAGGACGTATAACCGATTTAATCTTTCAAGATTCAATAAACCGTTTTTATCAAGATGAGCTCTCTGATTTACGCCACCATATCCATGAAATGCTTAAACAATTAAGTGCCTATGAACGTTATTTAAAACAGCTGCCTAAAACCTTAAGACATGAAATTCACAATCCACTAAATCGTTTATCTATGGCATTGTCACTTCTAGAGCAAGAAAATAATAGCAACCCTCAATTAGGCTATGCTCAGCATGCACTTGCACAACTCAAGCAGATTATTAGCTCTCTTTCAGAAGCTACCAGCATTGAAGACAGCCTACAAAGTCAAAAACCTGAAGATTTTCCAATCGGTTTAATGTTGAAGCACTATTTAGAAAATACGGCTGCCCTTCATACAGACTGGGATTTGGATTACGTTTGCAAGATACCACCAAGCATTCAAGTTTGTGGTGATGGCTTTATGATAGAACAACTTATGGATAAATTACTGAGTAATGCCTCTGATTTTTCTGACCATAAATACCCCATTACGGTTCGTTGTAAAATCCTGGGTGAAATCATTCAAATTATTGTTGTCAACTCAGGGCCTAAACTACCACCTGGGTTAGAGCTCCAAGTTTTTGATGGCATGACTTCAGTAAGAACGCTTAATCAAGACAACCAAACACACCTAGGTTTAGGTCTTTATATTGTTAAGTTAATTGCTGATTTTCATAAGGGCAAAGCTTATGCTGAAAATATTGACAGCTTTGAAGAAAAGCCGATTCATGGTGTTAAGTTTATTATTGAGCTTCCATTTCATCGGTAAGCGAACCGCTAAATAAATTATTTTGCCTAATTTAATCCATAGCCTAAAAGCCCAAAAAAAGGCCACTAACTTCGGTGGCCTTTACAAGGTATTTAGTCATAAAAATAACATTTATTGAATTCTACCTGTTAGATCCTTCACTTTACGAATCCAAACTGAAATCCCATATTGAGATTTGATTTCTTTTGCTCTGGCATCCGCATCACTTCGAGCAGCAAATGAACCTGTCACTAAAATATAGTTGGTTAACTTATTGCGAGTTTGAGGTAAAATTTTTGTCTCCTTTAACTGATTGGATTCAATAATTTTCTTTACTGCTGACTCGGTTGGCATGCTTGCAAGCTGCAAAATATAGTGTGCTTTAGGTTGAGCCATTAACCAACGAACATCTGAACTGATATTTACTATAGGTGCATCTGGAGCAGCTGGAGCCTTAGGTTTAACAACTTCATCAACTAATTTCACTAAAGGTTCTTTTACTTCTGGCGTGTTAACCGTCTCAACGACAGGCGTATCAATCTCTTTTGTATCTTGCTTATCATTAGAATCTTCCAGGCCTGGTAAAGTTTCAACGCCAGCTTTATTGGTTAAGTGTTGAAGAATTTTTTCTAATTTACGGTCAATTTTATTTTCAAGCTGCTCAGTATAGGATTTAAGCTTTTGATCTAGAACCGCTTCAGTAACCACTTTATTTGAAACGTTCTTAATTAGAGAAGTTTGACTCATTTCTTCACTTACAGTACTTTCTTCAGAACTTGAATTAAGACTTTGATTCAAATCACTCAGCGGTTTACTCGCGATAATGCTTTTTAATTCATTAACTTCAGCTTGTAATGCAATGACTTTTAATTCAAGTTCATTGAAAAGCTCTGTTTTGCCGCCCGTTGTAACCGCTTGTTGAAGGCTTTTCATATCCGCCTGTAACAGCTTCATTTGTTCAATATTTTCATCTTTAATTACAAGAACATTTTGCAGTTCTTTATGAATACTGCTGTAAGCGATATACAGAACACCCAAAATGGTTAAAAATAGAGACAGCATAATGACAACACCAAAGAAAGATGTTTTGTTATTAGATTTAGAGTTACTGAGTAACTTATTGCTATAACTCGATTTTTGAGTTGATTGTTGGACGGTATTCTTGGGATTCTCAGGCATAACTTTCTCAGCGGCATTTAACCAATCATTAAGGGAAGGTGTTCCTTCATTAGAAGTGTTTGATGATGAAATTTTACCAGCCTTAGATTCAATCTCTTCAAGAATCTTAGCTCTTTGTTCTTCAAGCTCTGAAATAGTAAGTGACATAGTATTTTACGTAATCTACCTAAAATGAAAGGGTTAATAAAAGTTGAATTTATTGTAAAATGCTTTGCTAGAAAAAGATACTTAAACATACCTTTGGAGTGATAAATATGCCTGATATGGAAAGCGTAGGTTCTGCGTTAATGATTACATTTGCAATGCTTGCCGTCAGTATTACGGTTGTTGGAATTGCGATGTGGTTACTTTATAAATTTTTCAAAAACAAAGATGAATAAATCATTTTTGCTATTCTTTACTAAAGTTGTACCTTTAGCTACTTTACATCTCCATCAACATACTTCCAATGATTTAATTCATCGCGCTTAAAGTAACTTTTTTCATGTAAATAAGCTTGCTCATTTCCATGCTCAAAATAAGCGATGAAGGTTACCCAGCCTTCTTGATCTTTTATACGCCCCTTCTTGCGTCCATTTATAACCAGTTTTATCCAGTGTAATCCTGGCGTAAATTCTAAGTTACCAGGCCTGGTAGATTGGTGCCAGGACTCTAAAAGGTAATTTTTCAAATGTAATTCAAAGGCCGAGAACCGTGAACGCATAAGTTTTTCTGCGGTTTCAGGAAAGGTTTGTTTAAGATGGTAAGGTTGACAGCATTCGTGATAAGCCTTCTCTGAACCACATAGACATTTCTGGTTAGCGAGTGTATTACTATTCTTCATATATCTTAATTGCTAAGCATCTGTTTACAGTACACAATGCGTAGTCTACTAGAAAGCAGTATCGAGGCAAGTACCAGCCCCAACACAATTCCAAGCCAAAAACCACTTACCCCCATTTGCGGAACAATAACGTCAGTAAAGGTAAATAGATAACCTAACCCCAGTCCTATACCCCAATAACTGATTAAAGTTACCCACATAGTGACTTTAGTGTCATGAAACCCACGTAACGCACCTGCAGCATTCACCTGAATGGCATCAAATACTTGATACATTGATGCATATAAAATTAAGCCCGTTGCTATGGTTATGACGACTTCATCATTAGAGTAGAGTTGTGCTATGTCTATGCGCCAGTAAAAACTCAAGATAGCTAATGACATACCAATAACCAATGCCCAGGCAAACCCAGTTGCTAAAGTATTGAGCACTTTAGCTTGGTCTGACTCTCCAAAACCGTAACCTACACGAACGCTTAATGCCATGCCTAAACTGAGTGGAATCATAAAAGCAACGGAGGTAAAGCTAATGGCGATTTGATGGGCAGCAATAATTTCAGTACCTAAAGAGGCTATAAACAGTGCAATAAAACTAAATAAACTTATTTCAAAAAGTAATGCTAATGAATTGGGTATGCCAAGTGCAAGTATCGGTTTAATACCTTGCTGCCAATTAAGGCTATACTCTTTGAATGGCTTTAGAGTGAGCGGTTTAATATATTGCGCTAAGGATTGGTTTTTAATCACATAAAGTAAACCAATAAAAAACATTGACCACATCACTAGACTACTGGCAATACCACACCCAGCCGCACCTCTTGCTTCAATTGGTCCATAGCCATAGATAAAAAGTGCATTGAGCGGTATGTTAAATAACAGGGCTAAAAAACTAATCCACATGGTGGGCAGTGTTTTACCCAGCCC
Protein-coding regions in this window:
- a CDS encoding ATP-binding protein; the protein is MLNNQAIVQEQTVENLALILENRTDLWALQIQSGMPTRLSHLNLTNSVLWVVNESRQTTYVVGQLPSQEKQEPVDFFTTTGKVLIKTLATFLPYSLPYPYPQSATPEHNLISNSLKGKTHQQYRMDENQQPISLMSSTPLIVKGKIIGAIVLEQRMETLFSHNLNYFYRLIGIGALIFLIVLIGAVIHTASLSNRIIRLDNDVKRTFNAQGRITDLIFQDSINRFYQDELSDLRHHIHEMLKQLSAYERYLKQLPKTLRHEIHNPLNRLSMALSLLEQENNSNPQLGYAQHALAQLKQIISSLSEATSIEDSLQSQKPEDFPIGLMLKHYLENTAALHTDWDLDYVCKIPPSIQVCGDGFMIEQLMDKLLSNASDFSDHKYPITVRCKILGEIIQIIVVNSGPKLPPGLELQVFDGMTSVRTLNQDNQTHLGLGLYIVKLIADFHKGKAYAENIDSFEEKPIHGVKFIIELPFHR
- a CDS encoding SPOR domain-containing protein → MSLTISELEEQRAKILEEIESKAGKISSSNTSNEGTPSLNDWLNAAEKVMPENPKNTVQQSTQKSSYSNKLLSNSKSNNKTSFFGVVIMLSLFLTILGVLYIAYSSIHKELQNVLVIKDENIEQMKLLQADMKSLQQAVTTGGKTELFNELELKVIALQAEVNELKSIIASKPLSDLNQSLNSSSEESTVSEEMSQTSLIKNVSNKVVTEAVLDQKLKSYTEQLENKIDRKLEKILQHLTNKAGVETLPGLEDSNDKQDTKEIDTPVVETVNTPEVKEPLVKLVDEVVKPKAPAAPDAPIVNISSDVRWLMAQPKAHYILQLASMPTESAVKKIIESNQLKETKILPQTRNKLTNYILVTGSFAARSDADARAKEIKSQYGISVWIRKVKDLTGRIQ
- a CDS encoding response regulator transcription factor, whose amino-acid sequence is MQNMDYKITVIEDDEIQLNSLVEALQQQGFTVDPYTNREEAEKSFAKALPNLVISDIILGSEVDGGFDLAKHLLSYNQPIPIIFLSERQSEFDIYTGHALGAIDYLPKPISLNVLIVKVKNLLRITGAPKVTGSNDEQSKIPHLELAPEQFKAYWHEKPLDLTATEFEMLKQFATAGESSVISYDALQSSTQGVVERNTINTHICRIRNAFKKITPEFNLIHNEYGRGYSWQDKN
- a CDS encoding MATE family efflux transporter, whose product is MFLLSSAFLGESKQLMKLALPILFAQLALTGLGVVDTIMSGRVGTNDLAAIGLGTNIMLPVFMFTTGILLAITPIISKANGRNNKADIRLFLIQSLWLSVPLGLLSLIILMNLTWLLELLGLNPAVFQLTEDYLYFIAFGMPGVALYQALRFFWEGLGKTLPTMWISFLALLFNIPLNALFIYGYGPIEARGAAGCGIASSLVMWSMFFIGLLYVIKNQSLAQYIKPLTLKPFKEYSLNWQQGIKPILALGIPNSLALLFEISLFSFIALFIASLGTEIIAAHQIAISFTSVAFMIPLSLGMALSVRVGYGFGESDQAKVLNTLATGFAWALVIGMSLAILSFYWRIDIAQLYSNDEVVITIATGLILYASMYQVFDAIQVNAAGALRGFHDTKVTMWVTLISYWGIGLGLGYLFTFTDVIVPQMGVSGFWLGIVLGLVLASILLSSRLRIVYCKQMLSN
- a CDS encoding YchJ family protein; protein product: MKNSNTLANQKCLCGSEKAYHECCQPYHLKQTFPETAEKLMRSRFSAFELHLKNYLLESWHQSTRPGNLEFTPGLHWIKLVINGRKKGRIKDQEGWVTFIAYFEHGNEQAYLHEKSYFKRDELNHWKYVDGDVK